In Nitrospira sp., one genomic interval encodes:
- a CDS encoding DMT family transporter, translated as MQKPSVFAAYAALTTSALVWGGSIVGQKLALGAFSAVETSLLRGFGALVILIPLWWWSERGRTTWTARDLRLLSLLGLGVLGNHLLTLFGLRYIGAATAGVIIGASPAITALLSSLLVRDIPFNTVAAGCAVSFAGVALVSGVGGEAPSGDNPWLGGTLVLLGLVSWALYSIGGRQV; from the coding sequence ATGCAGAAACCATCGGTATTCGCCGCCTATGCCGCGTTGACCACCTCGGCGCTGGTCTGGGGCGGGTCCATTGTGGGACAGAAGCTGGCGCTTGGCGCGTTTTCGGCAGTGGAAACGTCTCTGCTGCGCGGCTTCGGCGCGCTGGTGATCCTGATTCCTCTGTGGTGGTGGAGCGAACGCGGTCGTACGACATGGACTGCTCGCGATCTCAGGCTGTTGTCGCTGCTGGGGCTCGGGGTGTTGGGCAATCATCTTCTGACCCTCTTCGGCCTACGGTATATCGGCGCAGCGACCGCCGGCGTCATTATCGGCGCCAGCCCGGCCATTACGGCGTTGCTGTCGTCTCTGCTCGTGCGAGACATTCCATTCAACACGGTGGCGGCCGGTTGTGCGGTCTCCTTTGCCGGAGTCGCACTCGTGTCCGGTGTCGGAGGGGAGGCGCCGAGCGGGGACAATCCCTGGCTGGGCGGCACATTGGTGTTGTTGGGATTGGTCAGTTGGGCGTTGTATTCCATCGGTGGTCGCCAGGTGA
- a CDS encoding class I SAM-dependent methyltransferase → MIPRPVRIVAQLSAGVKPMTDLVLPKIDAYAAAYSLPETPVRRALREETERTMEFARMLVGPLEGAFLHMMTRLVQATRVLEIGMFTGYSALCFAEALPEQGRVTTCEIDDESAAVARRFFAQSPHGRKIEIRMGPALETMAGLTAPFDLIFIDADKQNYVNYYRRAMELLSPRGVILIDNVLWDGEVLLEPPPDERTAAIQELNRVVRTDRRVSAVLATIRDGIWIITPTPSA, encoded by the coding sequence ATGATCCCGCGGCCGGTGCGAATTGTCGCACAACTCTCTGCCGGAGTGAAACCAATGACCGATCTCGTGTTGCCGAAAATTGATGCCTACGCGGCGGCCTATTCATTGCCCGAAACTCCCGTCCGCCGCGCGCTTCGCGAGGAGACCGAACGGACGATGGAGTTTGCGCGTATGCTGGTGGGGCCCCTCGAAGGGGCGTTCTTGCATATGATGACCCGCCTGGTGCAGGCCACGCGAGTGCTGGAAATCGGCATGTTCACGGGCTATAGCGCACTGTGTTTTGCCGAGGCGTTGCCGGAGCAAGGGCGGGTCACGACGTGTGAAATCGATGACGAATCCGCGGCGGTTGCCCGGCGATTTTTTGCGCAATCCCCCCATGGTCGCAAGATCGAAATTCGCATGGGGCCGGCTTTGGAGACGATGGCGGGACTCACGGCTCCATTCGATCTGATCTTCATCGACGCCGACAAGCAGAACTACGTGAATTACTACCGCCGTGCGATGGAGTTGCTGTCTCCGCGTGGGGTCATTCTCATCGACAATGTCCTGTGGGACGGCGAGGTGCTACTGGAGCCGCCTCCGGACGAGCGTACGGCGGCCATTCAGGAACTCAACCGGGTCGTCAGGACAGACCGGCGGGTGTCCGCTGTATTGGCGACCATCCGGGACGGTATTTGGATCATCACTCCAACACCATCTGCCTAG